Proteins from a single region of Bradyrhizobium diazoefficiens:
- the cobJ gene encoding precorrin-3B C(17)-methyltransferase, with protein MTGTLTIAGLGPGSEALVTPEVSAAIAAATDILGYAPYVARIPPRAGLTLHPSDNREELQRAREALRLAAEGGQVVVVSSGDPGVFAMASAVFEALEQAPQWRELPICVLPGITAMLAAAARAGAPLGHDFCAINLSDNLKPWAVIETRLRLAAEADFAIAMYNPRSTSRPEGFGRALTVLKEAGCGERLVIFARAISAPDEKIVTVTLNEATPDMADMRTLVIVGNSQTRRVGRWVYAPRQVR; from the coding sequence ATGACGGGCACGCTGACCATCGCAGGCCTCGGGCCGGGCAGTGAGGCGCTGGTGACGCCGGAAGTCTCTGCTGCGATTGCAGCCGCGACCGACATTCTGGGCTATGCGCCCTATGTCGCGCGCATACCGCCGCGAGCCGGTCTCACCCTGCATCCTTCGGACAACCGCGAAGAGCTGCAGCGCGCGCGCGAGGCGTTGCGCCTGGCTGCCGAAGGGGGGCAGGTCGTCGTCGTGTCCTCCGGGGACCCCGGCGTTTTCGCGATGGCCTCCGCCGTGTTCGAGGCGCTCGAACAGGCGCCGCAATGGCGCGAGCTCCCGATCTGCGTGCTGCCCGGCATCACCGCGATGCTGGCAGCGGCCGCGCGTGCGGGTGCGCCGCTCGGCCATGATTTCTGCGCAATCAACCTCTCGGACAATCTCAAGCCGTGGGCGGTGATCGAGACGCGGCTGCGGCTCGCCGCTGAAGCGGATTTTGCGATCGCGATGTACAATCCGCGCTCGACAAGCCGGCCGGAGGGGTTTGGCCGCGCACTGACGGTATTGAAGGAAGCGGGCTGCGGCGAGCGCCTGGTCATCTTCGCGCGCGCGATCAGCGCGCCAGACGAGAAGATCGTCACGGTGACCCTGAACGAAGCGACGCCTGATATGGCCGACATGCGCACGCTTGTCATCGTCGGTAACTCGCAGACGCGCCGTGTCGGCCGGTGGGTCTATGCGCCGAGGCAGGTCCGATGA
- a CDS encoding cobalt-precorrin-6A reductase: MMRALILGGTSDASLLAAEIARAGIDAVYSYGGRTRAPADQPLPTRIGGFGGVSGLADTIRREGITHVIDATHPFAAEMSRNAVEACAETGTPLIALERAPWTRAPGDSWIEVGDVAAAAATLPEASANVFLAIGRQHIALFASRPQHTYTLRFVDPPEAALPFAADVIVSRGPFTLDGELEMMRRREIAWIVARNSGGDGARAKIDAARMLGLPVVMISRPQLPERLRVESVAEVIQWLGHRTCLGA; the protein is encoded by the coding sequence ATGATGCGCGCCCTCATTCTGGGCGGAACGAGCGATGCGAGCCTGCTCGCCGCGGAGATTGCACGCGCGGGCATTGACGCCGTCTATTCCTATGGCGGCCGCACCCGCGCGCCTGCCGATCAGCCGCTGCCGACCCGCATCGGCGGTTTTGGTGGCGTAAGCGGGCTTGCCGATACCATCAGGCGCGAAGGCATCACGCATGTGATTGACGCGACGCATCCCTTTGCCGCCGAAATGAGCCGCAATGCCGTTGAAGCCTGCGCGGAAACCGGGACGCCGTTGATTGCGCTGGAGCGTGCGCCGTGGACCAGGGCCCCCGGCGACAGCTGGATCGAAGTCGGTGATGTCGCTGCTGCGGCCGCTACACTGCCCGAAGCATCCGCAAACGTATTCCTCGCCATCGGCCGCCAACACATCGCACTCTTTGCGAGCAGGCCGCAGCACACCTACACGCTGCGGTTCGTCGACCCACCCGAAGCGGCCCTGCCCTTCGCAGCCGATGTGATCGTGTCGCGCGGGCCGTTCACGCTTGATGGCGAGTTGGAGATGATGCGCAGGCGCGAGATCGCGTGGATTGTCGCCCGCAATTCCGGCGGCGATGGCGCGCGCGCCAAGATCGATGCCGCCCGCATGCTGGGGCTGCCCGTGGTCATGATCTCGCGTCCGCAACTGCCCGAGCGATTGCGGGTCGAGAGCGTCGCTGAGGTGATACAGTGGCTGGGTCATCGGACCTGCCTCGGCGCATAG
- the cbiE gene encoding precorrin-6y C5,15-methyltransferase (decarboxylating) subunit CbiE — translation MADPWLTIIGIGEDGLAGLSEASRKALAKAETVFGGERHLALADVASRGRAWSVPFDPDAVLSCRDRPTVVLASGDPFWYGAGSILAEKLEASEWIAHPAPSTFSLAAARLGWRLEAVACLGLHAAPFECLVPHLVRGARIICLVRDGRAVGELARWLSERGWGASAFWTLAALGGPHESVRKYRAESYTRTAAGKLIAVALEASGADGLSRSSGLPDVLFAHDGQITKRPIRALALSALGPCPGKRLWDIGAGSGSISIEWALCGGTAIAVEARDDRAANIRSNAEAFGLGHKITIIRGIAPEALAVLETPDAVFIGGGLDSAMFDAVWSRLSPGTRLVAHAVTLETEALLGELHRRHGGELMRVEIAYAGPLGRYRSWEAARPVVQWSTVR, via the coding sequence ATGGCTGATCCCTGGCTGACCATCATCGGTATCGGCGAAGATGGCCTTGCCGGGCTGTCCGAGGCAAGCCGAAAGGCGCTTGCCAAGGCAGAAACCGTCTTCGGCGGCGAGCGTCATCTTGCACTCGCAGATGTGGCAAGCCGCGGGCGCGCGTGGTCGGTGCCGTTCGACCCAGATGCCGTGCTGAGCTGCCGTGACCGGCCGACGGTGGTGCTCGCCTCCGGCGATCCATTTTGGTACGGCGCGGGTTCGATCCTTGCCGAAAAACTCGAGGCAAGCGAATGGATCGCGCATCCCGCGCCGTCGACTTTCTCGCTCGCCGCTGCACGGTTAGGCTGGCGGCTCGAAGCGGTCGCGTGCCTTGGCCTTCATGCTGCACCATTTGAATGTCTCGTGCCGCATCTGGTGCGAGGTGCGCGCATCATCTGTCTCGTGCGTGACGGTAGGGCCGTCGGTGAGCTCGCCAGATGGTTGAGCGAGCGAGGATGGGGCGCCTCGGCATTCTGGACTCTCGCCGCGCTCGGCGGACCACATGAAAGCGTTCGTAAGTATCGCGCCGAGAGCTATACACGCACTGCCGCGGGAAAGCTGATTGCTGTGGCGCTGGAGGCGAGTGGGGCGGATGGGCTGTCCCGTAGCTCCGGGCTGCCGGATGTTCTGTTCGCTCATGACGGCCAGATCACCAAGCGGCCGATCCGCGCGCTCGCGTTGTCGGCGCTGGGGCCGTGTCCTGGCAAGAGGCTGTGGGACATCGGCGCCGGTTCAGGCTCGATCTCGATCGAATGGGCGCTGTGTGGCGGGACGGCGATCGCCGTCGAGGCGCGCGATGATCGGGCAGCCAATATCCGCAGCAATGCAGAGGCGTTCGGGTTGGGACACAAGATCACTATCATCAGGGGGATCGCGCCAGAGGCTCTTGCTGTGCTCGAAACGCCGGATGCCGTCTTCATCGGCGGCGGCCTCGATAGCGCGATGTTCGATGCTGTGTGGTCGCGGCTCTCGCCCGGTACGCGGCTTGTCGCGCATGCGGTGACGCTGGAGACGGAAGCGCTGCTCGGCGAGCTGCACCGGCGCCATGGCGGCGAGCTGATGCGGGTGGAGATTGCATATGCTGGCCCGCTCGGCCGTTATCGCTCTTGGGAGGCGGCACGGCCGGTGGTGCAATGGAGTACGGTCCGATGA
- a CDS encoding cobalamin biosynthesis protein, whose translation MKVAGLGFKKDVTLASLREALLAAGGPEGIAAVATVSDKADEQALKQLACECGVPIKAVPVGLLASIDTPTQSKLIAEKFGTGSIAEAAALAAAGLHARLIATRVVSQDRTATAAIAEGDGP comes from the coding sequence ATGAAAGTCGCCGGACTCGGATTTAAGAAAGACGTGACGCTCGCCTCGCTGCGTGAAGCGCTGCTGGCGGCCGGTGGTCCCGAAGGCATTGCCGCGGTGGCGACTGTCAGCGACAAGGCTGATGAGCAGGCGCTGAAGCAGCTCGCGTGCGAATGCGGCGTGCCGATCAAGGCTGTTCCGGTCGGCCTGCTGGCCAGCATCGACACGCCGACGCAGTCGAAGCTCATCGCGGAAAAGTTCGGGACGGGATCCATCGCTGAAGCAGCCGCGTTGGCAGCCGCCGGCCTTCACGCCCGCCTGATCGCAACGCGGGTTGTCTCTCAGGATCGCACCGCGACCGCGGCGATCGCTGAAGGAGACGGTCCATGA
- the cobM gene encoding precorrin-4 C(11)-methyltransferase yields MTVHFIGAGPGAADLLTLRGRDLIAACPVCLYAGSLVPEGVLAHCPAGARIVNTAPLSLDEIIAEIAAAHTAGKDVARLHSGDLSIWSAMGEQLRRLRALSIPYTVTPGVPSFSAAAAALEAELTLPGLAQTVVLTRTPGRASAMPESEKLAAFAATGAVLAIHLSVHLLDNVIAELTPHYGPDCPVAIVWRASWPDQRIVRATLATLDAAVGTEMERTALILVGKTLGAADFDESRLYAADYDRRYRPVGAEPRFPEAS; encoded by the coding sequence ATGACTGTGCATTTCATCGGCGCCGGGCCCGGCGCCGCCGATCTTCTCACATTGCGCGGACGCGACCTGATCGCGGCCTGTCCGGTGTGCCTCTATGCCGGCTCGCTGGTGCCCGAAGGTGTGCTGGCGCATTGCCCGGCCGGCGCGCGCATCGTCAACACCGCGCCGTTGTCGCTTGACGAGATCATCGCGGAGATCGCTGCTGCTCATACCGCGGGCAAGGACGTGGCGCGGCTGCATTCCGGCGATCTCTCGATCTGGTCGGCAATGGGCGAGCAGCTTCGCCGCCTGCGCGCGCTCAGCATTCCCTATACGGTCACGCCCGGCGTGCCGTCCTTTTCGGCCGCCGCAGCGGCGCTCGAAGCCGAGCTGACATTGCCCGGTCTTGCACAGACGGTGGTGCTGACACGCACGCCGGGCCGCGCCAGCGCGATGCCCGAGAGCGAAAAGCTCGCTGCCTTTGCAGCGACGGGCGCGGTGCTTGCGATCCATCTGTCGGTCCATCTGCTCGACAACGTCATCGCCGAGCTCACGCCGCATTACGGCCCAGACTGCCCGGTCGCGATCGTCTGGCGCGCGAGCTGGCCGGATCAGCGCATCGTCCGCGCCACGCTGGCAACGCTCGATGCGGCCGTCGGCACCGAGATGGAGCGCACCGCGCTGATCCTGGTCGGCAAGACGCTGGGCGCTGCGGATTTTGACGAGAGCCGGCTCTACGCCGCCGACTACGACCGCCGCTATCGGCCGGTTGGTGCCGAACCGCGCTTTCCGGAGGCATCGTGA
- a CDS encoding cobyrinate a,c-diamide synthase, with translation MPAGLVISAPASGVGKTTLTLALARAWRNRGLRVQCFKSGPDYIDPAFHAAATGRASVNVDSWAMNRATIERLVSRGTDADIVLAEGSMGLFDGVAARGVSGIGATADIAEMLGWPVVLVIDPSGQAQTAAAIAAGLRDYRPGVRLAGVVLNRVASPRHEDLVRRALNDADIAVFGALPRHAEISLPKRHLGLVQAEEQAEIGKLIDEAARFVLEHVDLDAVLQSAAVWSPQPATNGLNLTPPGQRIALARDAAFSFIYPHMLEAWRASGAEISTFSPLADEAPDASADVCWLPGGYPELHAGKIAANARFRSGLRAFAETRPVHGECGGYMVLGTALTDADGISHEMTGLLGLETSFAKRRMHLGYRLAALAAPMPGHQVGARLRGHEFHYSTILAQPDTPLAVVHDATGAVIAETGSRRGRATGTFFHLIAEDR, from the coding sequence ATGCCGGCAGGGCTCGTCATCTCCGCGCCGGCATCCGGCGTCGGCAAGACCACGCTGACCTTGGCTCTTGCGCGCGCCTGGCGCAATCGTGGATTACGCGTGCAGTGCTTCAAGAGCGGCCCGGACTATATCGACCCCGCCTTTCATGCTGCCGCCACAGGCCGCGCCTCCGTCAACGTCGATAGCTGGGCGATGAACCGCGCGACCATCGAACGCCTCGTCAGCCGTGGGACGGATGCCGACATCGTGCTGGCCGAAGGCTCGATGGGCCTGTTCGACGGCGTCGCCGCGCGCGGTGTCTCCGGCATCGGCGCCACCGCCGATATCGCGGAGATGCTGGGCTGGCCGGTGGTGCTGGTGATCGATCCGTCCGGACAGGCGCAGACGGCGGCGGCGATTGCTGCGGGGTTGCGCGACTATCGGCCCGGCGTGCGCCTTGCCGGTGTTGTGCTCAATCGCGTGGCCAGTCCGCGTCACGAAGACCTCGTGCGGCGCGCACTCAACGACGCCGACATCGCGGTCTTCGGCGCGCTGCCGCGCCATGCCGAGATCAGCCTGCCGAAGCGGCATCTCGGCTTGGTGCAGGCCGAGGAGCAGGCCGAGATCGGCAAGCTGATCGACGAGGCCGCGCGGTTCGTCCTCGAGCATGTCGATCTCGACGCGGTGCTGCAATCGGCTGCCGTCTGGTCGCCGCAACCTGCCACGAATGGCCTGAACTTGACGCCGCCGGGCCAGCGCATCGCGCTGGCCCGCGATGCGGCGTTCTCGTTCATCTATCCGCATATGCTCGAAGCCTGGCGCGCCTCAGGCGCCGAAATCTCGACTTTCTCGCCGCTCGCCGATGAAGCGCCTGACGCCAGCGCCGACGTCTGCTGGCTGCCCGGCGGCTATCCCGAGCTTCACGCCGGCAAGATCGCGGCCAATGCGCGCTTCCGCAGCGGCCTGCGCGCCTTCGCCGAGACGCGACCGGTGCACGGCGAATGCGGAGGCTATATGGTGCTGGGAACTGCTTTGACCGACGCCGACGGTATCAGTCATGAGATGACGGGCCTGCTCGGACTTGAGACGAGCTTTGCCAAGCGCCGCATGCACCTGGGCTATCGTCTCGCCGCGCTCGCAGCGCCGATGCCGGGACATCAGGTCGGTGCGCGGCTGCGTGGCCACGAATTTCATTATTCGACGATCCTGGCCCAGCCCGATACGCCGCTGGCAGTCGTGCACGACGCAACCGGCGCCGTCATCGCCGAGACCGGCTCGCGGCGCGGCCGCGCCACCGGCACGTTCTTCCATCTGATCGCGGAGGACCGGTGA
- the cobA gene encoding uroporphyrinogen-III C-methyltransferase: MSGFVSFISAGPGDPELLTLKGAARLREADVVLYDDLASGAILDLARPGANLVAVGKRAGRPSTKQHHVNRLLVDYAATGVRVVRLKSGDAGIFGRLEEELETLREAGIGYEIIPGVTSACVAAAQAGIPLTRRHTSRRVQFVTGADVTGELPQNLNWAALADPDATTVVYMGRRTFPALVAKLIEHGLSPSTPALFAESLGRADEHLVRTTIAELAVQLARGGAASTAAVIMFGALSEGGSS; the protein is encoded by the coding sequence GTGAGCGGCTTTGTCTCCTTCATCTCCGCCGGCCCCGGCGATCCCGAGCTTCTTACGCTCAAGGGCGCCGCGCGGCTGCGCGAGGCCGACGTGGTGCTCTATGACGATCTTGCTTCAGGCGCGATCCTCGATTTGGCGCGCCCGGGCGCCAATCTCGTCGCGGTCGGGAAACGGGCAGGGCGGCCGTCGACAAAACAGCATCACGTCAACCGCCTCTTGGTCGACTATGCTGCCACGGGCGTGCGCGTCGTGCGGCTGAAGTCGGGCGATGCCGGCATCTTTGGCCGGCTCGAGGAGGAGCTGGAGACGCTGCGCGAGGCCGGCATCGGCTACGAGATCATTCCCGGCGTCACCTCGGCCTGTGTTGCTGCCGCGCAAGCCGGCATTCCATTGACGCGTCGGCACACCTCGCGCCGGGTGCAGTTCGTCACCGGGGCCGACGTCACGGGCGAGCTGCCGCAGAACTTGAACTGGGCAGCGCTGGCCGATCCTGATGCGACGACCGTCGTCTATATGGGCCGGCGCACCTTTCCGGCGTTGGTTGCCAAATTGATCGAGCATGGTCTCTCGCCGAGCACGCCGGCGCTGTTCGCCGAATCCCTCGGTCGCGCCGACGAGCACCTGGTGCGCACCACCATTGCCGAGCTCGCCGTGCAGCTTGCACGTGGCGGCGCTGCCTCCACGGCAGCCGTCATCATGTTCGGCGCGCTGTCGGAGGGCGGATCGTCATGA
- the cobF gene encoding precorrin-6A synthase (deacetylating) translates to MMTLSLIGIGCGDPGQLTRAAIGAINAADVVLIPRKGTAKSDIADLRRTICADVLTNTATCIAEFDLPMRDAAEADYRKGVDDWHDAVAAIWSQTIASHLGGEGRVALLIWGDPSLYDSSLRIARRLDPSPEIEVVPGITSIQALCAAHALPLNDIGEPFLVTTGRRLREGGWPAGVDTVVVMLDGGTAFQLLDPEGLHIWWGAYLGMADQIIMSGALAEVGPRIVAARLAARERHGWIMDSYILKRRP, encoded by the coding sequence ATGATGACGCTCTCCCTGATCGGCATCGGTTGCGGCGATCCCGGGCAGCTCACGCGCGCTGCGATCGGTGCGATCAACGCCGCCGATGTTGTCCTGATTCCGCGCAAAGGAACGGCAAAATCAGACATCGCCGATCTCAGGCGAACGATTTGCGCCGATGTGCTCACCAACACCGCCACGTGCATCGCCGAGTTCGATTTGCCCATGCGCGACGCGGCGGAAGCCGATTACCGCAAAGGCGTGGACGATTGGCACGACGCGGTCGCCGCGATCTGGTCGCAGACGATCGCAAGTCATCTCGGCGGTGAGGGCAGGGTCGCACTGCTGATCTGGGGCGATCCTTCGCTCTACGATTCCTCGCTGCGCATCGCGCGGCGGCTCGACCCCTCGCCTGAGATCGAGGTCGTGCCCGGCATCACCTCGATCCAGGCGCTGTGCGCGGCGCATGCGCTGCCGCTCAACGATATCGGTGAGCCGTTTTTGGTCACGACCGGACGCCGCTTGCGCGAAGGCGGCTGGCCGGCAGGCGTCGACACCGTGGTGGTGATGCTCGACGGCGGCACGGCGTTCCAACTGCTCGATCCGGAAGGACTGCACATCTGGTGGGGCGCCTATCTCGGCATGGCCGATCAGATCATCATGTCCGGCGCGCTGGCCGAGGTCGGCCCGCGCATCGTCGCCGCGCGACTGGCCGCGCGCGAGCGGCATGGCTGGATCATGGATAGTTACATTCTCAAGCGCAGGCCATAA
- the cobT gene encoding nicotinate-nucleotide--dimethylbenzimidazole phosphoribosyltransferase, whose product MLPEWITQKCPEISALHREAAIARQAQLTKPTGALGRLEQLAIELAGLQATERPLAARVPIIIFAGDHGIVAQGVSAYPQAVTIAMMANFAAGGAAISVLARELGSRLEVVDAGTLAEAAMPGIITDKPRHGTRDFSLEAALTQSELAFAFEAGRRAVARAVANRPDLLIFGEMGIGNTTTSAAIAASLLGISAEEIAGSGTGVGAAGRAHKARVIDAAIARHQVAGAAPENILCAVGGLEIAAISGAIIAAAQARIPVLIDGFIVSVAALAAVRLNTSCQPFQLASHQSAEQGHRLVLRALNVQPLISLDLRLGEGSGAAIALPLVRAACALHNDMATFAQANVPDRPN is encoded by the coding sequence ATGCTCCCTGAATGGATCACTCAGAAATGTCCAGAAATTTCCGCGCTCCATCGCGAAGCGGCAATCGCGCGGCAGGCACAACTGACAAAGCCGACCGGGGCGCTCGGCCGGCTCGAACAGCTCGCGATCGAGCTTGCGGGCCTGCAGGCGACCGAACGCCCGCTTGCCGCCCGCGTGCCGATCATCATCTTCGCCGGCGATCACGGCATTGTCGCGCAGGGCGTGTCGGCCTATCCGCAAGCCGTCACCATCGCGATGATGGCGAATTTTGCCGCAGGCGGTGCCGCGATCTCGGTGCTGGCGCGCGAGCTCGGCTCGCGTCTGGAGGTGGTCGACGCCGGAACGCTGGCCGAGGCGGCGATGCCAGGCATCATCACGGACAAGCCGCGCCATGGTACCCGCGATTTCAGCCTCGAAGCTGCGCTCACGCAGTCGGAGCTGGCATTCGCCTTCGAGGCCGGACGGCGCGCAGTGGCGCGGGCCGTTGCCAATCGGCCCGATCTGCTAATCTTCGGCGAGATGGGCATCGGCAATACCACGACATCGGCGGCGATCGCCGCGAGCCTGCTCGGCATCAGCGCCGAGGAGATCGCCGGCAGCGGCACCGGCGTCGGTGCGGCGGGCCGTGCGCACAAGGCGCGCGTGATCGACGCGGCGATCGCGCGTCATCAGGTCGCCGGTGCAGCGCCCGAAAATATCCTGTGCGCTGTCGGCGGCCTCGAGATTGCGGCGATCTCCGGCGCGATCATTGCGGCCGCGCAGGCACGCATTCCCGTGCTGATCGACGGTTTCATCGTTTCGGTTGCCGCACTCGCCGCGGTCCGGCTCAATACATCGTGCCAGCCGTTCCAGCTCGCCTCGCATCAATCGGCGGAGCAGGGGCATCGGCTGGTTCTGCGCGCGCTGAACGTGCAGCCGCTGATCAGCCTCGATCTCAGGCTCGGCGAGGGATCGGGCGCCGCGATCGCGCTGCCGCTGGTGCGCGCGGCCTGTGCGCTTCACAACGACATGGCGACGTTCGCGCAGGCCAATGTGCCGGATCGCCCTAACTGA
- a CDS encoding histidine phosphatase family protein produces MEGETFLWLIRHAAVDGVAGTIHADDAPSDLSDRVQLEALRRCLPPDAASYASPARRTVETARALGLEPELMPEFGEQDFGGWTGRRHDELSAAGGEAYAQFWSDPARGRPPDGESFEDQVARVRLGLARIGAGPATLVIHSGTIRAALCIALDLAPQAALRFAIDPLSLTRIDRLAAGWRVVSVNQRIS; encoded by the coding sequence ATGGAAGGCGAGACCTTCCTCTGGTTGATACGGCATGCCGCCGTCGACGGCGTCGCAGGGACCATCCATGCCGATGATGCGCCATCCGACCTTAGCGATCGCGTACAACTGGAGGCGCTGCGCCGGTGTCTGCCGCCGGATGCGGCGAGCTATGCCAGCCCGGCGCGACGTACGGTCGAGACGGCGCGCGCGCTGGGGCTCGAGCCCGAGCTGATGCCCGAATTCGGCGAGCAGGATTTTGGCGGCTGGACCGGCCGGCGGCATGACGAGCTTTCCGCGGCCGGCGGCGAGGCCTATGCGCAATTCTGGAGCGATCCGGCGCGCGGTCGGCCGCCTGATGGAGAGAGCTTTGAGGATCAGGTCGCGCGCGTCCGGCTGGGCCTTGCGCGGATCGGCGCCGGCCCCGCAACGCTCGTCATACATTCCGGCACCATCCGCGCCGCACTCTGCATCGCACTCGACCTGGCGCCGCAGGCGGCGTTGCGTTTCGCGATCGATCCACTGTCGCTGACCCGGATCGATCGGCTCGCGGCCGGCTGGCGTGTCGTCTCCGTCAATCAGCGGATCAGTTAG
- a CDS encoding TonB-dependent receptor — protein MSSIHTVRPRRFLLASAALTSFAVIDMPAALAQQAREPLPPVEVSPPQSRKLAKPTGRDAASARRMTARTPAAAAAVASKPVVPNAATPLNSNAVAESASRLGLTVRETPATVEVISAQIMREQGYRTVSDVAQGAVGVTAGDNPAEPSAFSMRGFTNSQINTLYNGIKIGPQNMTSRIMDTANLEAVEILKGPASLISGEGAAGGAINFVTRQPHTGPIRNEADFSWDSLNSYRAHYGSGGSTNVEGLDYRFDINRSALNGFADDTSTKTFDVSGQLNYRISDSLKVWGAIEYREDRSKAYWGAPLVPVAFSGSHATAGIVSGTYVSSFNGTNLGPITIDDRTFNTNYNVLDNRNVAQEVWLRGGFELKLAPDLILKSQAYAYGAERSWFNNEVEAFNTATNTVDRSRFYVAHSQRLVGNITDLTWDANIAGFDNRLVTTLSSSYLDFVRPGAAKFPGDSVDLVDPNRGFYGLLTTKQQTARIHNEALSFEDRLKLTRTFSLIGGLRVEHIGLDRNSTDQFGLENVGFPFSKSWAPVTGRIGYTWEAVPGLTFFSQYATGADISANNIFLLSPTQPLGLTTARTYETGVKHVLWDNRAEWSFSAYDILRKNVYAAAGGMQLNIAGRQESKGVELAGSIRPIEPLRLWGNIAYVDARYADYDFAGGSFSGNTPPNVPRIVANAGASWRFFTLWPVEIGITGRHVGDRYNSDANTVTMNAYTVGDVYAFVDIPKTVFNAVDQARLTFRVRNFMDKRYAIWGDPFYPDQILLGAPRTYEISAAFKW, from the coding sequence GTGTCTTCTATCCATACTGTACGACCACGCCGTTTTCTGCTGGCGTCCGCCGCTCTGACATCTTTTGCCGTCATCGACATGCCGGCTGCCTTGGCGCAGCAGGCTCGCGAGCCTCTGCCGCCGGTGGAAGTGTCGCCGCCGCAATCCCGCAAGCTCGCCAAGCCGACCGGCCGGGACGCGGCAAGCGCACGCCGCATGACCGCACGCACGCCTGCCGCGGCAGCAGCGGTCGCGTCCAAGCCGGTCGTGCCGAACGCTGCGACGCCGCTTAACAGCAACGCGGTTGCCGAAAGCGCTTCGCGCCTCGGCCTCACCGTGCGCGAGACGCCCGCGACGGTCGAGGTGATCTCGGCGCAAATCATGCGCGAGCAGGGCTACCGCACCGTCTCCGACGTGGCGCAGGGTGCAGTCGGCGTCACCGCCGGCGACAATCCGGCCGAGCCCTCGGCCTTCTCGATGCGCGGCTTCACGAACAGCCAGATCAACACGCTCTATAACGGCATCAAGATCGGCCCGCAGAACATGACCTCGCGGATCATGGACACGGCCAATCTCGAAGCCGTGGAAATCCTGAAAGGGCCGGCCTCGCTGATCTCGGGTGAGGGCGCTGCCGGCGGCGCGATCAATTTCGTCACCAGGCAGCCGCACACCGGGCCGATCCGGAACGAGGCGGACTTTTCCTGGGACTCGCTGAACTCCTATCGCGCCCATTACGGCTCGGGGGGCAGCACCAATGTCGAGGGTCTCGATTATCGCTTCGACATCAACCGCTCCGCGCTCAATGGCTTTGCCGACGACACCAGCACCAAGACGTTCGACGTCTCCGGCCAGCTCAATTATCGGATTTCCGACAGCCTCAAGGTCTGGGGCGCGATCGAATATCGCGAGGACCGCTCCAAGGCTTATTGGGGCGCGCCACTAGTGCCGGTGGCCTTTAGTGGCTCGCATGCCACGGCAGGCATCGTCTCGGGCACTTATGTCTCGAGCTTTAACGGAACCAATCTCGGACCGATCACGATCGACGATCGCACCTTCAACACCAACTACAACGTCCTCGATAATCGCAACGTGGCGCAGGAGGTGTGGCTGCGCGGCGGATTTGAGCTGAAGCTGGCGCCCGATCTGATCTTGAAGAGCCAGGCCTATGCCTACGGTGCCGAGCGCAGCTGGTTCAACAACGAGGTGGAGGCGTTCAACACCGCAACGAATACGGTCGACCGCAGCCGGTTCTACGTGGCACATAGTCAGCGCCTTGTCGGCAACATCACAGATCTGACCTGGGATGCGAACATCGCAGGTTTCGACAATCGCCTGGTTACGACGCTCTCGTCGAGCTATCTCGATTTTGTCCGGCCGGGCGCGGCCAAGTTTCCCGGCGATTCCGTTGATCTCGTTGATCCCAACCGCGGCTTCTACGGCCTGCTGACGACCAAGCAGCAGACCGCTCGCATCCACAACGAGGCGCTGTCGTTCGAGGACCGGCTGAAGCTCACGCGCACCTTCTCGCTGATCGGCGGCCTGCGCGTCGAGCATATCGGGCTCGACCGCAATTCGACCGACCAGTTCGGTCTGGAGAACGTAGGCTTTCCGTTCTCGAAATCCTGGGCACCAGTCACCGGCCGCATCGGCTATACCTGGGAGGCCGTTCCGGGCCTGACCTTCTTCAGCCAGTACGCCACCGGCGCCGACATCTCGGCCAACAATATCTTCCTGCTTTCGCCCACCCAGCCGCTCGGTCTGACCACTGCGCGCACCTATGAGACCGGCGTCAAGCACGTGCTTTGGGACAACAGGGCGGAGTGGTCGTTTTCGGCCTACGATATCCTGCGCAAGAACGTCTATGCCGCCGCGGGCGGCATGCAGCTCAACATCGCGGGACGGCAGGAGTCCAAGGGCGTCGAGCTCGCCGGATCAATCCGCCCGATCGAGCCTTTGCGTCTGTGGGGCAACATCGCCTATGTCGATGCGCGCTATGCCGATTATGATTTCGCCGGCGGCTCGTTCTCGGGCAACACGCCGCCGAACGTACCGCGCATCGTCGCTAATGCCGGCGCGTCCTGGCGCTTCTTCACTCTCTGGCCGGTAGAGATCGGCATCACCGGCCGCCATGTCGGCGACCGCTACAACAGCGACGCCAACACCGTGACCATGAATGCCTACACGGTCGGCGATGTCTACGCCTTCGTCGACATCCCCAAGACGGTGTTCAATGCCGTCGATCAGGCCCGCCTGACCTTCCGCGTGCGCAACTTTATGGACAAGCGCTACGCGATCTGGGGCGACCCGTTCTATCCGGACCAGATCCTGCTGGGCGCGCCGCGGACGTATGAAATTTCCGCGGCGTTCAAATGGTAG